In a genomic window of Thermodesulfobium sp. 4217-1:
- the istA gene encoding IS21 family transposase: protein MKEICMYYSVKSMLDLGKNISQIARDLHLDRKTVRKIRDKIKSEGIKPPIIERKSILDDYKDFLLNGLQNKLSARLMHQKLLEERNISISYSAVKRYVAKLKGPNFPYMPVITPPGQEAQVDFGYAGYFEKNGKKVKVWIFCMKLSSSRYSYYELVTNQSVSVFIKCHINAFEFFTGVPRVVSIDNLKSAVLKTSFYEPLIQKEYAALLQHYNCEPITCRPRTPTDKGKVESGIKYVKNNFLKGLDTRDYYDASEKLKYWINNICNTRLHGTTRKIPKNEFETVERMHLTALPLERYEIVDIQKRTVNAYSHISYKYNYYSVPREYIGQELTIKSNGSLLRIYDKHLREVAVHSISLSQGEFITNKIHNPKLEHFLSRPYEYEEKMREIGKDAKDFFFKLKSLKPNSYHRIISGILHLKDIYSNEVINQSLKRANLYGIYNYLSIKKIIQEGIYNNKETSGICLAGGFANDLSIYDRLTRGQE, encoded by the coding sequence ATGAAGGAGATTTGTATGTACTATTCAGTAAAGAGTATGTTGGACTTAGGCAAGAATATATCTCAAATAGCACGTGACTTGCATTTGGATAGAAAGACCGTAAGAAAGATAAGGGACAAGATTAAATCAGAAGGAATAAAACCACCTATTATAGAAAGAAAGAGTATTTTAGATGATTATAAAGATTTTTTGCTTAACGGTCTTCAGAACAAACTAAGCGCTAGGCTTATGCATCAGAAACTCTTGGAAGAAAGGAATATTTCAATAAGTTATTCTGCTGTAAAAAGATATGTAGCAAAGTTAAAAGGTCCTAATTTTCCATATATGCCTGTAATTACACCACCAGGACAAGAGGCGCAGGTGGATTTTGGATATGCAGGATACTTTGAAAAAAATGGAAAGAAGGTTAAGGTCTGGATATTTTGTATGAAACTCTCATCAAGTAGATACTCTTATTATGAGCTTGTTACTAACCAGAGCGTTTCTGTTTTCATAAAGTGTCATATAAACGCTTTTGAATTCTTTACAGGAGTTCCCAGAGTAGTCAGTATAGACAACCTAAAATCAGCGGTTCTAAAAACAAGCTTTTATGAGCCATTAATCCAAAAAGAATATGCAGCACTTCTCCAACACTATAATTGCGAACCAATAACCTGCAGACCAAGGACACCAACAGATAAGGGCAAGGTAGAGTCTGGCATTAAGTATGTTAAAAATAATTTCTTAAAGGGTCTTGACACAAGAGATTATTATGATGCTTCAGAAAAACTAAAATATTGGATTAATAATATCTGCAATACAAGACTTCATGGGACAACAAGAAAAATACCTAAAAATGAATTTGAAACAGTAGAAAGAATGCACCTTACAGCTCTGCCTCTTGAAAGATATGAAATTGTTGATATTCAAAAAAGGACTGTTAACGCTTACTCCCATATATCGTACAAATACAACTACTATTCTGTACCAAGAGAATATATAGGACAGGAGCTTACAATAAAATCAAATGGTTCTTTGTTAAGAATATATGATAAACACTTAAGAGAAGTTGCAGTCCACTCGATATCTTTATCTCAAGGTGAATTCATAACAAACAAAATTCACAATCCAAAGTTAGAACACTTTTTATCAAGGCCATATGAATACGAAGAAAAGATGAGAGAAATTGGTAAAGATGCCAAAGATTTTTTCTTCAAATTAAAATCTTTAAAACCTAATAGTTATCATAGAATTATCTCTGGCATACTACACCTAAAAGATATATACAGCAATGAAGTTATTAACCAATCTTTAAAAAGAGCAAATCTCTATGGCATATATAACTATCTATCCATAAAGAAGATAATTCAGGAAGGTATATACAACAATAAAGAGACCAGTGGTATTTGTTTAGCAGGTGGTTTTGCTAATGACTTATCAATCTACGATAGGCTTACAAGAGGTCAAGAGTGA
- a CDS encoding autotransporter domain-containing protein, whose amino-acid sequence MFVGSDVFVSGETSTGTYNLSGGTIVVTRLLEASGAELIGDSAGIGTFNQTGGQNLDNNGVFIGSDAAWRYSNKLVKGSIGIYNLSGGILNTGGTAVADVTAGDGGEVVGDAGGTGIFNQTGGTNIATDGGLAVGSDIYGAGVGGVGTFNLSGGSLIASGLVGSIGGEVIGTCQGIGTFNQTGGTNTVLAGLFVGSQVTYPLAPTKNITPGTGTYNLSAGTLTASGNGTPGTSGYIPGEDIGDAGSTGTFTQTGGTNTVTNGLLVGTDLFDSIGAGTGTGKYNLSGGVLQADFEWVGGSNAGTFTQTGGINIVTGNNAQYGIEMNSGTYHLNGGILSTSSIDGNLDNEGGVFMPSKAGSIFTGNYIQGKNSALQIGIASSSNYNWLEMSNTGTVQFNGGTIEPVLQGGFVPIPGQTFDIIKDAQNITGTPTVANFTATLVGIAGSIPDPGITISAARNYTNSVLTLTQNQRQVGNMLNDISATTTGDIGTVLHTIDSIPTSQANSVANAYQQISPDMAASLANLGFAASNFFQQDIIDRITSDRYARLSGENTGFYGPNETKKLNGWSFYADPQVSWGSQDSTANETGYNFSIVGLTVGADYRLRKDLLVGVASGYAHTYAGFNNNMGNVQNETVPIILYASYFPGKFYAFGSAGYTVNSFNTNRQISFINRTASGSTTGNMLNSYGEAGYNLRVGNVVITPMASLSYSSIWINGFDETGANSLDLQVGSQHAESLQFSPGVRLDSTVKYGKALVKYQLYANYAHEFANDSRNINASLAQVGIPFNFQSQQLGRDFGIIGANINVYSGKNFSVHLDSNTEIGRNNYSASMVDAKLSFKF is encoded by the coding sequence ATGTTTGTCGGATCAGATGTTTTCGTATCGGGTGAAACCTCAACTGGCACATATAATCTCAGCGGAGGCACAATTGTTGTTACCAGATTACTCGAAGCTTCCGGAGCTGAGCTAATAGGAGATAGCGCAGGTATAGGTACGTTCAATCAGACAGGCGGGCAAAACCTGGACAACAATGGAGTATTTATAGGATCTGACGCTGCATGGCGCTATTCTAATAAATTAGTTAAAGGAAGTATAGGCATATACAATCTTAGCGGCGGCATCCTTAACACAGGCGGAACTGCAGTAGCAGACGTTACTGCAGGAGATGGTGGCGAGGTCGTTGGCGACGCAGGAGGTACAGGGATTTTTAATCAAACAGGCGGGACAAATATAGCCACAGATGGCGGCCTGGCTGTCGGGTCAGACATTTACGGGGCAGGTGTAGGCGGCGTAGGCACGTTTAACCTCAGCGGAGGCAGCCTTATTGCTTCCGGATTGGTTGGCTCTATCGGCGGCGAAGTCATCGGTACATGTCAAGGAATTGGAACGTTTAATCAGACGGGTGGAACAAATACGGTCCTGGCAGGACTGTTTGTCGGGTCCCAAGTAACTTATCCTTTGGCTCCAACCAAAAATATCACGCCCGGCACAGGCACATACAATCTCAGCGCAGGTACGCTTACTGCCAGCGGGAACGGGACTCCAGGAACCTCGGGTTACATACCCGGCGAGGATATTGGCGATGCAGGGAGCACAGGGACCTTCACTCAGACGGGTGGGACAAATACGGTCACCAACGGCCTGCTTGTAGGTACGGACTTATTTGACTCAATTGGCGCGGGCACAGGCACGGGAAAGTACAATCTCAGCGGAGGCGTCTTGCAGGCCGATTTCGAATGGGTAGGAGGCTCTAATGCAGGAACTTTCACCCAGACCGGTGGGATCAATATAGTTACCGGCAATAATGCCCAATACGGCATCGAAATGAACAGCGGCACTTATCACCTAAACGGTGGAATACTTAGCACAAGCTCCATCGACGGAAACCTTGACAATGAAGGCGGGGTCTTTATGCCATCAAAAGCTGGGTCAATTTTTACCGGCAATTATATACAGGGCAAAAACTCAGCCTTGCAAATAGGAATAGCCTCGTCTAGCAACTATAACTGGCTCGAAATGTCCAACACTGGGACAGTTCAGTTCAATGGTGGCACGATAGAACCGGTGCTCCAGGGTGGATTTGTCCCTATCCCTGGCCAAACATTTGATATTATCAAGGACGCACAAAATATAACAGGCACGCCCACGGTTGCCAATTTCACAGCGACTTTGGTGGGAATAGCAGGAAGTATACCCGACCCAGGAATAACAATCAGCGCAGCTCGAAATTACACTAACTCGGTGCTCACTCTGACACAGAATCAACGGCAGGTTGGAAATATGCTGAACGATATTTCCGCAACCACTACAGGAGATATCGGGACTGTTTTGCACACTATCGACAGCATACCAACTTCCCAAGCCAATTCAGTTGCCAACGCCTATCAACAGATCTCACCTGATATGGCGGCCTCTTTAGCCAATCTAGGTTTTGCGGCATCCAACTTCTTCCAACAAGATATCATCGACAGAATCACAAGCGATCGATATGCCAGACTTTCAGGAGAAAATACCGGGTTCTACGGACCTAATGAGACAAAAAAGTTAAACGGTTGGAGTTTCTATGCCGATCCACAAGTTTCCTGGGGCTCTCAGGATTCTACAGCAAACGAGACAGGTTATAATTTTTCCATTGTCGGGCTTACCGTAGGAGCAGATTACAGATTAAGAAAGGACCTGCTTGTCGGCGTAGCCAGTGGATATGCCCATACTTATGCAGGCTTCAACAATAATATGGGAAATGTGCAAAACGAAACCGTACCAATCATCCTATATGCATCTTACTTCCCAGGCAAATTCTATGCCTTCGGTTCGGCAGGATACACTGTGAACTCTTTTAACACGAATCGTCAAATCTCTTTTATCAACCGTACAGCATCTGGTTCCACAACAGGCAACATGTTGAATAGCTACGGAGAAGCTGGCTACAATCTGAGAGTCGGAAACGTTGTAATCACGCCTATGGCCAGCCTCTCATATTCCAGCATCTGGATCAATGGATTTGACGAAACGGGGGCAAACTCGCTCGATCTGCAAGTTGGTTCACAGCACGCCGAATCGCTTCAATTCAGCCCAGGCGTAAGACTTGATAGCACCGTAAAGTATGGCAAGGCTTTGGTTAAATACCAATTGTATGCGAACTACGCACACGAGTTCGCCAACGACAGCAGAAACATTAATGCTAGCCTTGCACAGGTTGGAATACCATTCAATTTCCAGTCCCAGCAATTGGGCAGAGACTTCGGAATAATTGGCGCAAATATCAATGTATATTCAGGAAAGAACTTTTCAGTGCATCTCGATTCCAACACGGAGATTGGACGCAATAATTACAGCGCGTCAATGGTCGATGCAAAGCTAAGTTTCAAGTTCTAA
- a CDS encoding Fic family protein: MNIKNFTAGVYKKGYKYSYFVPEKINHTFVWTDETINELLEQASLKLGELNSFSRLVPDTDMFIIMHVFKEAVVSSRIEGTKTDIEEALNDEKDIDPEKRDDWKEVNNYVVAMNNVIEELKILPLSNRLIKNTHRVLLSIGRGERKTPGEFRHSQNWIGGTTLADAAFVPPANTELPELLFDFENFLNNHEIRVPHLVKIAIAHYQFETIHPFLDGNGRVGRLLITLYLVANGILEKPLLYLSSFFEKNKTLYYDNLTFVRTKNDLAQWIRYFLTGIILTASNAVETLQQIIRLKEDIEKNRILTMGKRSKHAMDFQHKLFRKPVVNVGNVQKMTGLSPRAANNLVQVFVEKKILVEKTGYQRNRIFVFEEYMRLFKE; encoded by the coding sequence ATGAATATTAAAAATTTCACAGCCGGCGTTTATAAAAAAGGCTATAAATATTCTTATTTTGTACCTGAAAAAATCAACCATACATTCGTATGGACAGATGAAACAATTAACGAGCTACTTGAGCAAGCATCTTTAAAACTAGGAGAATTAAACTCTTTTTCACGCTTAGTGCCCGATACAGATATGTTTATTATTATGCATGTATTTAAGGAAGCTGTTGTATCAAGTCGCATTGAAGGGACAAAAACAGATATTGAAGAGGCTCTTAATGATGAAAAAGATATAGATCCAGAAAAGCGCGATGATTGGAAAGAAGTTAATAACTATGTTGTCGCTATGAATAATGTTATAGAAGAGCTAAAAATCCTGCCTCTATCAAATAGGTTAATAAAAAATACACATAGAGTTTTATTATCAATTGGCAGAGGCGAACGCAAAACTCCAGGTGAATTTCGGCATTCACAAAACTGGATCGGTGGCACTACATTGGCCGATGCAGCATTTGTTCCGCCTGCGAACACAGAATTACCAGAATTACTTTTTGATTTTGAAAATTTTCTAAACAACCATGAGATTAGGGTTCCACACTTAGTAAAAATTGCTATAGCTCATTATCAGTTTGAAACCATACATCCATTTTTGGATGGAAATGGTAGAGTTGGTCGATTATTAATTACACTTTATCTTGTTGCAAATGGAATACTTGAAAAACCTTTACTGTATCTTTCAAGCTTTTTTGAAAAGAACAAAACTTTGTATTACGATAATTTGACCTTTGTCAGAACAAAAAACGACCTTGCACAATGGATAAGATATTTTTTGACCGGTATCATTTTAACCGCTAGTAATGCAGTAGAAACATTGCAACAAATAATTCGTTTAAAAGAAGATATAGAAAAAAATCGTATTTTAACAATGGGCAAAAGGTCAAAACATGCGATGGATTTTCAGCATAAGCTTTTCAGAAAACCAGTTGTAAATGTAGGAAATGTCCAAAAAATGACTGGACTTTCACCAAGAGCAGCGAATAATCTGGTTCAGGTATTTGTTGAAAAGAAAATATTGGTTGAAAAAACTGGATATCAACGAAATCGAATTTTTGTTTTTGAAGAATACATGAGATTGTTTAAGGAATAA
- the istB gene encoding IS21-like element helper ATPase IstB, whose translation MKDIINKLSKLKLQGIAKSIEARNAFAIESNLSYIDFLSLLIEDEFTNRQTNSYKKRFSSSKLDPNKTLLDYDFLYQPELNRKMILDLSSCNYIKEKKNIVFMGNPGVGKTHLANALGIEAIKLGYKVIMIHTSDLLNKLLIAKGDGTYYNTLKDLLDVHLLIIDEIGFKRIDTNAVDEFFEIIRRRYENGSIIITTNRPFEEWANVFGDAVLASAIADRIIHHCYVFKITGKSYRMKELIKK comes from the coding sequence GTGAAAGATATAATAAACAAACTATCAAAGCTAAAACTTCAAGGTATAGCAAAATCTATAGAAGCAAGAAATGCCTTTGCAATTGAATCTAATTTAAGCTATATAGATTTTTTGTCTCTATTAATAGAAGATGAATTTACCAACAGACAGACTAATTCTTATAAAAAGAGATTTTCAAGTTCAAAGCTTGATCCTAATAAAACACTTTTAGATTACGATTTCCTCTATCAACCAGAACTAAATAGAAAAATGATATTGGATCTATCTTCTTGCAATTACATTAAAGAAAAGAAGAACATAGTGTTTATGGGTAATCCAGGAGTAGGAAAAACTCACCTTGCAAATGCTTTAGGCATAGAAGCTATAAAGCTTGGATACAAAGTTATTATGATACACACGAGCGATCTTTTAAACAAACTCTTAATTGCAAAAGGAGATGGTACTTATTACAACACTTTAAAAGATCTACTCGATGTTCATCTATTAATTATTGACGAAATAGGGTTTAAAAGGATAGATACAAATGCAGTAGATGAGTTCTTTGAAATAATAAGAAGGAGGTATGAGAATGGCTCAATTATAATAACCACGAATAGACCGTTTGAGGAATGGGCAAATGTATTTGGGGATGCAGTTCTCGCATCTGCTATAGCAGATAGAATCATACACCACTGCTATGTTTTTAAAATAACTGGTAAGAGCTACAGGATGAAGGAGTTGATAAAAAAGTAA
- a CDS encoding type II toxin-antitoxin system antitoxin SocA domain-containing protein: protein MNRKMTFCEECRRDVKYSVETALIKARLKGKDYEYSGKRAVCKECKSEIYVADIEDENLKALYDSYRQKNNIISLEKILEIPKRYNIGKRPLSLLLGWGEMTFSRYCDGDMPTNQYSEILQRIYDDPAYYKELLDKNKDNLRSSHTYEKSKRKVDELLGKQANSGSKLDLIIQYMLYKCEDITPLALQKALYYVQGFYYAFEKRFCFDDDCEAWVHGPVYRDIYNKYSSYKFDPIESIGDFDESVFTTSEKAILDSVIKNFCCYSGNTLERFTHLEEPWLHIRSKLPVGMNSNIIIPKELISGYFIAVKEKFHMLTPGDIEKYSKDIFKQVN, encoded by the coding sequence ATGAATAGAAAAATGACTTTTTGCGAGGAATGCAGAAGAGATGTTAAATATTCGGTAGAAACTGCATTGATCAAGGCAAGGCTCAAAGGTAAAGATTATGAATACTCTGGAAAAAGAGCTGTATGCAAAGAATGTAAGAGTGAGATTTATGTAGCTGACATAGAAGACGAAAATCTTAAGGCACTATATGATTCTTATCGCCAAAAAAACAACATTATTTCGCTGGAAAAAATATTGGAAATTCCTAAAAGATATAATATCGGAAAACGTCCGCTTTCATTGCTTTTAGGCTGGGGTGAAATGACTTTTTCGAGATATTGCGATGGAGATATGCCCACAAATCAGTATTCAGAAATTCTTCAAAGAATTTATGATGACCCTGCGTATTATAAAGAATTATTGGATAAAAATAAAGATAATTTAAGATCATCTCATACATATGAAAAAAGTAAACGAAAGGTGGATGAGCTGCTTGGAAAGCAAGCAAACTCGGGATCAAAGTTAGATTTGATAATTCAATATATGCTTTATAAATGTGAAGACATAACCCCACTGGCTTTACAAAAAGCTCTATATTATGTTCAGGGCTTTTATTATGCCTTTGAAAAAAGATTTTGTTTTGACGATGATTGTGAAGCATGGGTTCACGGGCCGGTTTACAGAGATATATACAACAAATATTCGTCCTATAAATTTGATCCCATTGAAAGCATTGGAGATTTCGACGAATCGGTTTTTACAACTTCAGAAAAAGCTATATTAGACAGTGTCATTAAAAACTTCTGCTGTTATAGCGGAAACACACTGGAAAGGTTTACCCATCTGGAAGAGCCATGGTTACATATCAGAAGTAAATTGCCTGTAGGAATGAATTCCAATATTATAATACCCAAAGAATTGATCAGTGGATACTTTATCGCAGTGAAAGAAAAATTTCATATGCTTACCCCTGGAGATATAGAAAAATATTCAAAGGATATTTTCAAACAAGTAAATTAA
- a CDS encoding PD-(D/E)XK nuclease family protein, translating to MNLSPSSLNLLLTCSYAYRLKYIDKVQPKFNINTVAGSAFHFTLSRFFKTNSFDLESSWKEYRYYNPETLTLSVLEEDKIKNNLFAMLRLYEPFARDLKVISSEEAFSMDIGNIRFQGIVDAITEDSIIDFKTTTRIPSNITSSHIIQTSIYSILTNIDRVELHYISDKRVVIYKTQISNEMKEKTLMVIESVKDILENKTFIPNGLIHPYACKCCSVSNFCCFSDGIS from the coding sequence ATGAATCTAAGTCCTTCGTCTTTAAATCTTTTATTAACCTGTTCGTATGCATATAGGTTAAAGTATATAGATAAGGTTCAACCAAAATTCAATATTAATACTGTTGCAGGTTCAGCATTTCATTTCACTCTATCAAGATTTTTTAAAACAAACAGCTTTGACCTAGAAAGTTCATGGAAAGAATACCGATACTATAATCCAGAGACATTGACTTTGTCAGTGCTTGAAGAGGATAAAATTAAAAACAATTTGTTTGCTATGCTTAGGCTTTACGAACCATTTGCCAGAGATTTAAAAGTAATCTCTTCTGAAGAAGCATTTAGTATGGATATTGGTAATATAAGGTTTCAGGGCATCGTAGATGCTATTACTGAGGATTCTATAATAGACTTTAAAACTACCACTAGAATTCCATCTAATATAACAAGTTCTCATATCATTCAAACCTCAATTTATTCTATATTGACAAACATAGATAGGGTAGAGTTGCATTATATTTCTGATAAAAGAGTAGTTATTTATAAAACTCAGATTTCAAATGAAATGAAAGAAAAAACATTAATGGTAATTGAAAGCGTTAAGGATATTTTGGAGAATAAAACCTTTATACCTAATGGACTAATTCATCCATATGCCTGTAAATGTTGTTCTGTTTCTAATTTTTGCTGTTTTTCAGATGGGATTTCTTAA
- the cas2 gene encoding CRISPR-associated endonuclease Cas2 encodes MNISSYSFYVISYDVVDNKKRYKIAKLLEGKGTRVQKSVFECYLTEKELIRLNKEIMKRINPDTDSVRIYLLCKRCKSAISVLGNGVPQELSEYDIL; translated from the coding sequence ATGAATATCAGCTCTTATTCATTCTATGTAATTTCTTATGATGTGGTTGATAACAAAAAACGCTATAAGATAGCTAAGCTTTTGGAGGGTAAAGGGACAAGGGTCCAAAAAAGCGTGTTTGAATGTTATCTTACAGAAAAAGAATTAATTAGATTAAATAAAGAAATAATGAAGAGAATTAATCCAGACACTGACTCAGTAAGGATATATCTTCTTTGTAAGCGTTGTAAGTCTGCAATTTCTGTTTTGGGCAACGGTGTCCCTCAAGAACTTTCTGAATACGATATCTTGTAA
- the cas1 gene encoding CRISPR-associated endonuclease Cas1, with product MILYIVEHGTRIHKDADRFDIYRGSELVRSFVSSQIESIVVMANASFTPHAINYILKNNIDTVFLSSKGVYRGRLIGQMPKNVELRIMQFKLYLDGNFATEFAKKIVFSKANNCRHLLQRYNWDRRNDKVKDCISKIKSLATKLEFIDDIEQIRGIEGKIAAIYFDALSNLFIHKEFKFFGRNKRPPLDPINALLSFLYILLYQRVESALYECGLDPYLGFFHTVDYSKPSLALDLMEEFRALIDGLVLRLINKNIFSSEDFWYKEEYVEDSSGKDIYSVEAVYLNIEGVKKAITYFQELLEKSKYISTLGNNINLFQVIREQCKIFVRCISKNEFYQPFTQRQ from the coding sequence TTGATACTTTATATTGTAGAGCACGGAACAAGGATCCACAAAGACGCTGATAGGTTTGATATTTATAGAGGTTCAGAGCTTGTAAGAAGTTTTGTGTCCAGTCAAATCGAGAGTATTGTGGTTATGGCAAACGCATCTTTTACCCCACATGCTATAAACTATATTTTGAAAAATAACATTGACACTGTTTTCTTATCTTCTAAAGGAGTATATAGAGGCAGACTGATTGGTCAGATGCCAAAAAATGTTGAGCTTAGAATTATGCAGTTCAAGCTATATTTAGATGGAAATTTTGCGACAGAATTTGCAAAGAAGATTGTCTTTAGCAAGGCAAATAACTGTAGACATCTTCTTCAAAGATATAACTGGGACAGACGCAATGATAAGGTTAAAGACTGTATTAGCAAAATAAAATCTTTGGCCACAAAACTCGAGTTTATAGACGATATTGAACAGATTAGAGGTATTGAGGGAAAGATAGCAGCAATTTATTTTGATGCCCTATCAAATCTATTTATCCACAAAGAATTCAAATTTTTCGGTAGAAATAAAAGGCCGCCCCTTGACCCTATTAATGCGCTACTGAGTTTTCTGTATATTTTGCTATATCAAAGGGTTGAATCAGCGTTGTATGAATGTGGTCTTGACCCATATTTAGGTTTTTTCCATACTGTAGATTATTCAAAACCCTCTTTGGCTCTGGATCTAATGGAAGAATTTAGGGCATTAATTGATGGTTTGGTATTAAGACTGATTAATAAAAACATCTTTTCTTCTGAAGATTTTTGGTATAAAGAAGAATATGTCGAAGATAGTTCAGGAAAAGACATATACAGTGTTGAGGCGGTATATTTAAACATTGAAGGGGTGAAGAAAGCAATAACATATTTTCAGGAACTTTTAGAGAAGAGTAAATATATAAGCACTCTGGGAAACAATATTAATCTTTTTCAGGTGATAAGAGAACAATGTAAGATATTTGTAAGGTGTATAAGTAAAAATGAATTTTATCAACCCTTTACCCAAAGACAATGA
- a CDS encoding CRISPR-associated primase-polymerase type A1, translating into MKPAQIVELFSNGKEREAYDAIVSCAPFVEVKDSDLHFEMYKILLCFELLPLAEKELELSIRDNQKNLKAIFAMADLYVEDSRLDKAEKLYIDSIDNLPNESELYVRYGSFLEMQDKTQAAIEVYKKALDITGEPIFKSLIKDREKSYGAVSEDDEKEILDPEDRHILKFLQLFRGREGVYARQWKNAKGDQGYSPISEPFTIGVAKNHILGNLTVGAYQLRIDNSVCFIVFDIDVEKSKLADYFQKPAERKRIDSLLLNTAQEIYNICASLDILAYIEDSGYKGRHVWIFLKQGIQAHKAKKFGNYVISKLGNLPKEINIELFPKQTFVKGGGLGNLVKLPLGIHIKSGRRSMFLNPDGTEPENQLMFLMDVKLNDREKLKNFIDSFQIGNLDLSLNKNFEKEIANEIDRVISDEDVKVLAPPEAKYSEPKEFIIDEDLEYLILRSCCPVLGILCDKAFSGIGLDVAEIQVITFTLGNLKFGNFIVNELLNKAGVIDTRLYLKKPLRSNPMSCNKIKNLIPNITSNYCSECFNMKEISTYPNPLIHLYKKENFSKLDAVILRLIDLSKKKEEIEIAYNLALNFVIDELRKIDMRERQIGNYKVFIDEENKLQLSDSSEN; encoded by the coding sequence ATGAAACCTGCACAGATAGTTGAACTATTTTCTAATGGGAAGGAGAGGGAGGCGTATGATGCTATTGTTTCATGCGCCCCCTTTGTGGAGGTAAAGGATTCAGACCTTCATTTTGAGATGTACAAGATCTTGCTTTGCTTTGAGCTATTACCCCTTGCCGAAAAAGAATTAGAACTCTCAATTAGGGATAACCAGAAGAATCTGAAGGCAATATTTGCCATGGCTGATCTTTATGTAGAAGATTCCAGACTTGATAAAGCTGAAAAATTGTATATTGATTCCATAGATAATCTCCCAAATGAATCTGAACTATATGTTAGATATGGCTCTTTTCTCGAAATGCAAGACAAGACTCAAGCTGCGATTGAAGTCTATAAAAAAGCTTTAGACATAACAGGAGAACCTATTTTTAAGTCTCTCATAAAGGACAGGGAAAAAAGTTATGGTGCTGTATCAGAAGATGATGAGAAAGAAATTCTTGATCCAGAAGACAGACATATCTTAAAATTTTTGCAGCTTTTTAGAGGAAGAGAAGGGGTGTATGCCCGCCAGTGGAAAAATGCAAAGGGCGATCAAGGATATTCCCCGATAAGTGAACCCTTTACTATTGGAGTAGCCAAGAATCATATATTAGGCAATCTTACTGTGGGAGCGTATCAGCTAAGAATTGACAATAGCGTATGTTTTATCGTTTTTGATATAGACGTTGAGAAGTCGAAGCTTGCAGATTATTTTCAGAAACCAGCCGAAAGAAAAAGAATAGATTCTTTGTTATTAAACACTGCGCAGGAGATATACAATATCTGTGCTTCATTAGATATTTTGGCTTATATAGAGGATTCTGGTTACAAGGGTCGACATGTTTGGATTTTCTTGAAACAGGGGATTCAGGCTCACAAAGCGAAAAAATTTGGAAACTATGTAATTTCTAAGTTAGGTAACTTACCCAAGGAAATAAATATAGAGCTATTCCCAAAGCAAACGTTTGTAAAAGGTGGCGGGCTTGGAAATCTTGTAAAATTACCTTTAGGGATACATATAAAATCTGGAAGAAGAAGTATGTTTTTAAATCCCGATGGAACAGAACCAGAAAATCAGCTTATGTTTTTGATGGATGTCAAGTTAAACGATAGAGAAAAACTAAAAAATTTTATAGATAGCTTTCAGATAGGCAACTTGGACTTATCGCTGAATAAAAATTTTGAAAAAGAAATAGCAAATGAAATTGATAGAGTTATTTCGGATGAAGACGTAAAAGTTTTAGCTCCCCCAGAAGCAAAATATTCAGAACCTAAAGAATTCATAATAGATGAAGATTTAGAGTACCTAATTTTAAGGAGTTGCTGCCCTGTTCTTGGTATCCTTTGTGATAAAGCTTTTAGCGGGATTGGCTTAGACGTTGCAGAAATACAGGTTATTACATTTACGCTTGGCAATTTGAAATTTGGAAATTTTATTGTTAATGAACTTTTAAACAAAGCAGGCGTGATAGATACAAGACTTTATCTTAAAAAGCCTCTTCGTTCGAATCCTATGAGTTGCAACAAAATTAAAAACCTTATCCCAAATATTACATCCAATTACTGTTCGGAATGCTTTAATATGAAAGAAATATCCACATACCCAAACCCTTTGATCCATCTGTATAAGAAAGAAAATTTTTCAAAGTTGGATGCGGTTATCTTGAGGTTGATTGATCTGTCAAAAAAGAAGGAAGAAATAGAAATTGCATATAACTTAGCTTTAAATTTTGTTATCGATGAGCTAAGAAAAATAGATATGAGAGAAAGACAGATTGGCAATTACAAGGTCTTTATTGATGAGGAAAACAAATTGCAACTTTCAGATTCGAGTGAGAATTGA